One genomic segment of Planctomycetota bacterium includes these proteins:
- the dprA gene encoding DNA-processing protein DprA yields MTDLEALVWLNLSGMVGSALLRRLRERAPLGELRRLSRRDLERIPGVGPVTARALLEAPDPGPELELAERRKIAILPCTSPEFPPALRALYDHPLVLYRRGELREEDALAVGIVGSRRCTDYGRRQAARFARELAAQGLTIVSGLARGVDTAAHRGALQARGGRTLAVLGSGLLRIYPPENARLLEDICARGAALSEFPLTSGPRTENFPRRNRLISGLSLGILVVEAAERSGALITADWALEQGRDVFCVPGSVESPLSRGCHRLIQQGAKLAAHPEDVLEEIPAFALESRGGFGGPRPSDPALSPLERAVFRRTGSAPRTAEEIAADARLPGTAVERVLAGLAARGFLREDGEAGYARREDVRPTTPRS; encoded by the coding sequence GTGACCGATCTCGAGGCGCTCGTCTGGCTCAACCTCTCCGGCATGGTCGGCAGCGCCCTTCTCCGGCGGCTGCGCGAGCGCGCCCCGCTCGGGGAACTGCGGCGCCTCTCCCGGCGGGACCTCGAGCGCATCCCCGGCGTGGGGCCGGTCACCGCCCGCGCCCTCCTGGAAGCTCCCGATCCGGGACCCGAGCTGGAGCTGGCCGAGCGGCGCAAGATCGCGATCCTTCCCTGCACGTCCCCCGAATTTCCGCCCGCCCTGCGCGCCCTTTACGACCATCCGCTGGTCCTCTACCGCCGGGGCGAGCTGCGCGAGGAGGACGCGCTCGCCGTCGGCATCGTGGGCTCCCGCCGCTGCACGGACTACGGCCGCCGGCAGGCCGCCCGCTTCGCGCGGGAGCTCGCCGCCCAGGGGCTGACGATCGTCAGCGGCCTGGCCCGGGGCGTGGATACCGCGGCCCACCGCGGCGCGCTCCAGGCCCGCGGCGGACGCACCCTGGCGGTCCTCGGCAGCGGGCTCCTGCGGATCTACCCGCCCGAAAACGCCCGGCTCCTCGAGGACATCTGCGCCCGCGGCGCGGCGCTGTCGGAGTTTCCCCTCACCTCCGGGCCGCGCACCGAAAACTTCCCTCGCCGAAACCGCCTGATCAGCGGGCTCTCGCTCGGAATCCTGGTCGTGGAGGCGGCGGAGCGTTCGGGCGCGCTCATCACGGCGGACTGGGCGCTCGAACAGGGGCGCGACGTCTTCTGCGTCCCCGGATCGGTCGAAAGCCCCCTGTCCCGCGGATGCCACCGGCTCATCCAGCAGGGAGCCAAACTGGCCGCCCATCCGGAGGACGTGCTGGAGGAAATCCCCGCCTTCGCTCTCGAGTCCCGGGGCGGCTTCGGCGGACCGCGTCCGTCCGATCCGGCGCTCTCCCCCCTCGAGCGCGCCGTCTTCCGGCGGACCGGTTCCGCGCCGCGCACCGCCGAGGAAATCGCCGCCGACGCGCGGCTTCCGGGGACGGCGGTGGAGCGGGTCCTGGCGGGCCTGGCGGCGCGTGGCTTCCTGCGCGAGGACGGCGAGGCGGGCTACGCGCGCCGCGAGGACGTTCGCCCTACGACGCCGCGATCCTGA